Proteins encoded in a region of the Onthophagus taurus isolate NC chromosome 10, IU_Otau_3.0, whole genome shotgun sequence genome:
- the LOC139431584 gene encoding uncharacterized protein, translating into MPTKLLFLGDSNFCRMLRTIQRRQSKRTSNGKYFLDLAVGGQTILKLLRRAKCIPKTCSPWFCGDIVERHIVIMIGTNDILHKTSPSQLKSQYSHLFRFLLSLNPKGIQICTIPPCKNFESVNEINHYIRRFCAEKQINCTDIEAIVNRNMMEGDGIHLNEQGLEAVWNAVATNYNNILNPLHNLIISKTDH; encoded by the exons GATAGTAATTTTTGCCGAATGCTACGTACTATACAAA GACGACAATCAAAACGGACAAGCAACGGAAAATATTTCCTCGACTTAGCAGTAGGCGGTCAaacaatactaaaacttttgcgGCGCGCAAAGTGTATTCCAAAAACATGTTCCCCTTGGTTTTGTGGAGATATTGTTGAACGACATATCGTTATAATGATAGGAACTAACGATATACTCCACAAAACATCACCATCCCAACTAAAGTCCCAATATTCTCACCTCTTCCGCTTCCTTCTTTCCTTAAATCCTAAAGGAATACAAATTTGCACAATTCCTCCCTGCAAAAACTTCGAGTCTGTGAAC GAAATCAATCATTACATTCGACGGTTTTGTGCTGAAAAGCAAATCAATTGTACCGACATTGAAGCAATTGTTAACAGAAACATGATGGAAGG GGATGGCATTCACTTAAATGAACAAGGATTGGAAGCGGTTTGGAACGCGGTAGCaactaattataataatattctcaatccattacacaatttaattataagtaaaacagaccattaa